The following proteins are co-located in the Leptospira selangorensis genome:
- a CDS encoding LPS-assembly protein LptD: MRPWIRNCLFLLFLPTLLWGQPVDLGPRGSAGDTNSEDDTQRSVVKTRNRLLNKSIEVLSEREVDEQLENLGLSREGSIYTRRKRLKAALAEKEDNKPDFAALAGTSKKDLPMVIENAAEGELMRVDQTKGGVLVLRGRVRIKLRSGSLEAETISVDSDRQEVYAEGGIKFEDGRAKITGDKFIYDYRLDKGVVYNTKGTVAPAYFFGEKVKKLDDKRYMLEMGYFTSCNAEKPHYSFKVDKVVLYQDRTVVGTNVRFQVGGTTVFWLPFFYNNNLGNGWTTQAGKNNTQGLFLQNSLQWSTIPTWSWTPMGYKARADFYEKTGQAFQLEMWRQSVNLNYLIDIGFANHKAYQITSGFEDRFANYGLGTSAVTNQVDKGNYWGTNIPNIGEDRDPWWKGRIFLNSKMNNTEKDVTRNLSVQYENFTNRLFEYEYGNRYQPSNSLQSLYTFRDVRYGYVRNNLEWKLDYTENRGDLSVNINMKRNMLFYNLSPFNKSGYFPTVDVLPSVTIKNSSEIARLPYFETPVYWDVYLTNTLMRFYGVPTQEKLKIPTSDGSYDNPNGDYKENLLRTQNFLQGETGFRTSMNFGSYVSLAPSVYYGAKKQSAQLPAGSADTVNTNFTSLERSLARDSYQYFRTNTNLRIGAPILFFNTTYRKLEAEKPDLQDPILMKNRQHEMEFSLESYALENFEISLRTIRDLRTFSDEYQPQPTSQERWYYTVFRFAGYIDFLEGFSKRKRTLLERKRSFYTGLFFNNDFVYHTPLHRPLSNNFTLSYKMGGFRLPFLRYIRELEVGGTWYHIYYASMMDNYRIYAKASIDITREFGFEAEIDSRVTEPWRYTNQTDNYYYQRYILNTDPTSPFTSMNMNSTNLGQDLINGSGINGTQARQTTAMNVNRAMAVLKYNLHTMNFRLGLSSDLRSVPGGTTGASQVTFYDQSIFFSISLTDFSLGQEDSAQLSRIRLFRFRKRPLKTGYTEGVESE; encoded by the coding sequence ATGCGCCCCTGGATCCGAAATTGTCTATTTTTACTTTTTTTGCCTACCTTGCTATGGGGGCAGCCGGTCGACCTAGGCCCTCGGGGTTCTGCGGGTGATACCAACTCCGAAGACGATACCCAAAGGTCGGTTGTTAAGACCAGAAACCGCCTTTTAAACAAATCCATCGAAGTTCTGAGCGAAAGAGAAGTGGATGAGCAGTTGGAAAACCTGGGTCTGTCCAGAGAAGGTTCCATCTACACTAGACGTAAAAGATTAAAAGCCGCTTTAGCGGAGAAGGAAGACAATAAGCCCGATTTCGCCGCGTTAGCCGGAACATCTAAGAAAGATCTACCAATGGTAATCGAGAACGCCGCAGAAGGTGAACTCATGAGAGTGGACCAAACTAAGGGCGGAGTATTGGTCTTAAGAGGTAGAGTTCGTATCAAACTTAGATCAGGAAGTCTGGAAGCGGAAACAATATCCGTGGATTCGGATCGCCAAGAAGTGTATGCAGAAGGCGGGATCAAATTCGAGGACGGCCGTGCAAAGATCACCGGGGATAAATTCATCTATGATTATAGATTGGATAAGGGTGTTGTCTATAATACTAAGGGCACAGTTGCTCCCGCATATTTTTTCGGAGAGAAGGTCAAAAAATTAGATGATAAACGTTACATGTTGGAGATGGGATATTTCACATCATGTAATGCGGAGAAGCCACATTATTCTTTCAAAGTAGATAAGGTAGTGCTCTACCAGGATAGGACTGTTGTTGGAACTAACGTCAGATTCCAGGTAGGAGGTACAACGGTATTCTGGCTTCCTTTCTTCTATAATAATAATTTAGGGAACGGTTGGACCACTCAGGCGGGTAAGAATAATACCCAAGGTCTATTCCTCCAGAACTCTTTACAATGGTCTACGATCCCAACCTGGTCTTGGACTCCAATGGGTTATAAGGCTCGTGCAGACTTCTACGAAAAAACGGGACAAGCCTTCCAGCTGGAAATGTGGAGGCAAAGTGTTAACCTAAACTATTTGATAGATATCGGTTTCGCAAATCATAAGGCTTATCAAATCACTTCCGGTTTTGAGGATAGATTTGCAAATTACGGTTTAGGTACGAGTGCTGTCACCAACCAAGTGGATAAGGGAAATTATTGGGGAACCAATATCCCTAATATCGGAGAAGATAGAGATCCATGGTGGAAAGGTAGAATATTCTTAAATTCTAAAATGAATAACACGGAGAAGGACGTTACTCGAAACCTTTCCGTTCAATATGAGAATTTTACAAACCGTTTATTCGAATACGAATACGGAAATAGATATCAGCCAAGCAATAGTTTGCAGTCATTATATACGTTCAGAGATGTTCGTTACGGTTATGTTCGTAACAACTTAGAATGGAAATTGGATTATACGGAGAATAGGGGAGATCTTTCGGTTAATATCAACATGAAGAGAAATATGCTCTTCTATAACCTTTCTCCTTTTAACAAATCCGGTTATTTTCCTACGGTGGATGTTCTTCCTTCCGTTACGATCAAGAATAGTTCCGAAATCGCTAGACTTCCTTATTTTGAAACTCCTGTATATTGGGATGTGTATTTAACGAATACATTGATGAGATTCTACGGAGTTCCTACCCAAGAAAAATTGAAAATCCCTACCTCCGACGGGAGTTATGATAATCCGAACGGTGACTATAAGGAAAACCTTCTTAGGACCCAAAACTTCTTACAGGGTGAGACAGGATTTAGGACTTCTATGAATTTCGGAAGTTATGTGTCCTTGGCTCCGAGCGTTTATTACGGTGCTAAAAAACAATCCGCTCAATTACCTGCAGGAAGTGCGGATACTGTTAATACAAACTTCACTTCCTTAGAAAGAAGTTTGGCAAGGGATAGTTATCAATATTTCAGAACGAATACCAATTTAAGAATTGGTGCTCCGATCTTATTCTTTAATACAACTTATCGTAAATTAGAAGCGGAGAAGCCTGACTTACAAGATCCGATCCTCATGAAAAACCGCCAACATGAGATGGAATTTTCTTTGGAAAGTTATGCTCTGGAGAATTTTGAAATTTCTCTTAGAACGATCCGAGACCTGAGAACCTTTTCAGACGAATACCAACCTCAACCTACGAGCCAGGAAAGATGGTATTATACAGTATTCCGTTTTGCGGGTTATATAGACTTCTTGGAAGGATTCAGCAAAAGAAAAAGGACCCTTCTGGAAAGAAAAAGAAGTTTTTACACTGGATTATTCTTCAATAACGATTTTGTGTATCATACACCTCTGCATCGTCCTTTATCCAATAACTTTACCTTATCTTATAAGATGGGTGGATTTAGGCTTCCTTTCCTAAGATATATTCGTGAGTTGGAAGTAGGTGGGACCTGGTATCATATTTATTATGCTTCTATGATGGATAATTATAGGATATATGCTAAGGCAAGTATAGATATCACTAGAGAATTCGGTTTTGAGGCAGAGATAGATTCTAGGGTAACCGAACCTTGGAGATATACGAACCAAACGGACAATTATTATTACCAAAGATATATCCTGAATACGGATCCAACTTCTCCATTCACTTCCATGAATATGAACTCTACAAATTTAGGTCAGGATCTTATCAACGGTTCCGGGATAAACGGAACCCAAGCAAGACAAACCACTGCTATGAACGTAAACCGTGCGATGGCAGTTTTAAAGTATAATCTACACACCATGAATTTCAGATTAGGTCTAAGTAGTGATCTTAGATCCGTACCTGGGGGAACTACCGGAGCGAGTCAGGTGACTTTTTATGACCAATCCATATTTTTCTCCATATCCTTGACGGATTTCAGTTTGGGTCAGGAAGATTCTGCCCAACTTTCCAGGATCCGTTTGTTCAGATTTAGAAAACGTCCTCTTAAGACAGGTTATACGGAAGGAGTCGAGTCGGAATAA
- the panC gene encoding pantoate--beta-alanine ligase has product MIVSKDPNEVRNQILSWKSEKLSVGFAPTMGFLHEGHSNLFVRSASENSKTVVSIFVNPAQFNDPEDYAKYPINTEGDLEICKSSKVDLVFLPDKDTMYPGGIPKVELRIPHLMKNLDATTRPGHFEGVLLVLSRLFHIIPADRSYFGKKDYQQYLVVKDFVRALGFPMEIIGVDTVRSPEGLALSSRNARLTGPEKEEALLLIRALRLGESLIRQGEKDPAEVLTVMKDVLDSSSKIQTDYLEVLDANTLEELSILKGEVLLAVAAFLGQIRLIDNITVKVS; this is encoded by the coding sequence ATGATCGTATCCAAGGATCCAAACGAAGTCAGAAACCAAATACTCTCCTGGAAGTCCGAAAAACTTTCAGTGGGTTTTGCTCCTACCATGGGATTTTTGCATGAAGGGCATTCGAATTTATTCGTTCGTTCGGCTTCCGAAAATTCCAAAACAGTGGTTTCTATTTTTGTAAATCCCGCTCAATTCAACGATCCTGAAGATTATGCAAAATATCCGATCAATACGGAAGGTGATTTAGAAATTTGTAAATCATCCAAGGTGGATCTTGTATTTTTACCGGACAAGGATACGATGTATCCGGGTGGGATCCCTAAAGTAGAATTACGTATTCCTCATTTGATGAAAAATCTGGATGCTACTACTAGGCCTGGACATTTTGAAGGTGTTCTTTTGGTCCTTTCTCGTTTATTCCATATAATTCCTGCGGATCGTTCTTATTTCGGTAAGAAGGATTACCAACAATATCTGGTTGTAAAAGATTTTGTTAGAGCACTCGGTTTTCCTATGGAGATCATAGGAGTGGATACGGTTCGCTCCCCGGAAGGTTTGGCACTTAGTTCCAGAAACGCTCGTTTGACCGGACCTGAAAAAGAAGAAGCATTACTATTAATCCGAGCTTTACGTTTGGGTGAAAGCCTGATCCGACAAGGGGAAAAAGATCCTGCAGAAGTTCTGACAGTGATGAAAGATGTCTTAGATTCTTCTTCTAAAATACAAACGGATTATCTGGAAGTATTGGATGCGAATACATTAGAAGAACTTTCTATTCTAAAGGGAGAAGTGCTTCTCGCTGTAGCTGCCTTTTTAGGGCAGATAAGATTGATCGATAATATAACCGTAAAGGTATCTTGA
- the hisD gene encoding histidinol dehydrogenase, which produces MSIRIREVGKDFSLEPILQRAKQDLNDTLALVRPILDQVKEGGDKAVYELTQKFDGLKPEKLVHPVSEWNGKVDPELKAALEKAKENIETFHKAQIPPNLDVNVSGNTLGIRYTPIESVTVYAPGGKALYPSTILMGVIPAKIAGVKHIQIVTPPQKDGIPDGLYAAAKIAGADAIVTVGGAQGIAAASYGTETIPRSEFVIGPGNKFVTAAKVLLSGQGVIGIDSPAGPSEVLVIADDSANPNWVAADLLSQAEHGEDSAAILCTDSLEFAKKVSAEIDKALKERPKRESIKRASIENESWILVFPNLEECVNFSNLYAPEHLEIQTKNYQELFKKIKHAGSVFLGPYSPVAMGDYISGTNHILPTAGGSRIFSSLGVLTFLKRVTYQEVTRDSLEKLYPYVKVLSEFEGLDEEHGNSVKVRLSQNSKP; this is translated from the coding sequence ATGAGCATTCGTATCAGGGAAGTAGGCAAGGATTTTTCCTTAGAACCCATTCTCCAGAGAGCAAAGCAGGATCTAAATGATACTTTGGCCCTGGTACGTCCCATTTTGGACCAAGTGAAAGAAGGTGGGGATAAGGCAGTTTATGAGCTCACCCAAAAATTCGACGGACTCAAACCTGAAAAATTGGTTCATCCAGTCTCGGAATGGAATGGAAAAGTGGACCCGGAGCTTAAGGCCGCATTAGAAAAGGCCAAAGAGAATATTGAAACATTCCATAAGGCTCAAATTCCTCCCAACCTAGATGTAAATGTCTCCGGAAATACATTAGGAATTCGTTATACTCCAATAGAGTCTGTGACGGTATATGCTCCCGGTGGAAAAGCATTATATCCTTCTACCATTTTGATGGGAGTGATCCCTGCGAAAATTGCGGGTGTAAAACATATTCAGATAGTTACTCCTCCACAAAAAGATGGGATCCCTGACGGATTGTATGCTGCCGCAAAAATTGCAGGCGCGGATGCGATCGTAACTGTGGGTGGTGCGCAAGGAATTGCGGCCGCATCTTATGGAACGGAAACGATCCCTCGTTCCGAATTTGTGATCGGACCTGGGAACAAATTTGTGACTGCTGCAAAAGTTTTATTAAGCGGACAAGGTGTGATCGGAATAGATAGTCCCGCCGGTCCAAGTGAAGTTCTTGTGATCGCAGACGATTCTGCAAATCCAAATTGGGTAGCGGCAGATCTACTTTCCCAAGCAGAACATGGAGAGGATTCCGCAGCAATTCTTTGCACTGATTCTTTGGAATTTGCAAAAAAAGTCTCTGCTGAAATAGATAAGGCATTAAAAGAAAGACCTAAAAGAGAATCTATCAAAAGAGCATCGATAGAAAATGAAAGTTGGATATTAGTTTTTCCTAATTTAGAAGAATGTGTAAACTTCTCTAATCTGTATGCTCCTGAGCACCTGGAGATCCAAACTAAAAATTATCAGGAATTATTCAAAAAGATCAAACATGCGGGCTCCGTATTTTTAGGGCCTTATTCTCCAGTTGCCATGGGGGATTATATTAGCGGAACAAATCATATTCTTCCTACAGCAGGGGGAAGTAGGATCTTTTCTTCCCTAGGTGTTCTTACTTTTTTAAAAAGAGTGACCTACCAAGAGGTGACCAGGGACTCTTTAGAAAAATTATATCCGTACGTAAAAGTTCTCTCCGAATTCGAAGGTTTGGATGAAGAACATGGAAATTCAGTAAAAGTGCGTCTTTCTCAAAATAGTAAACCATGA
- a CDS encoding lipoprotein LipL31 translates to MKKLYFSLTLLLSFFSFAYCGDGTPVIESIDGNKITTAGFESAFDTALDTLSRTQNIEKKNVIKFLTEEESKVPQSFLQLRNEFRKRKFFDRYHEMMVVKSAADKSGFSKRSDIKEILKFQEMQLIYGMYIAEQIESRIKITEQELNQGCQELRTKYKQAESLTLEQCYDAARAQIKGRKSEEVYKSVLDRIKETVAIKHNDKFDLEKYLDKEFSFPELSKEEAPKAEETKAPEITPPTPAPEATK, encoded by the coding sequence ATGAAAAAGCTATATTTCTCACTCACTTTACTCTTATCTTTTTTCTCATTCGCTTATTGTGGAGACGGGACTCCGGTTATCGAGTCCATCGACGGCAATAAGATCACTACTGCAGGTTTTGAAAGTGCATTCGACACAGCTTTAGATACTTTAAGCCGTACTCAAAACATCGAAAAAAAGAACGTTATTAAATTTTTAACCGAAGAAGAAAGCAAAGTTCCTCAAAGCTTTCTTCAACTCAGAAACGAGTTCAGAAAAAGAAAGTTTTTCGATCGTTATCATGAGATGATGGTTGTTAAATCGGCCGCAGACAAAAGTGGTTTCAGCAAAAGATCCGATATTAAAGAAATCTTAAAGTTCCAAGAGATGCAGTTGATTTACGGAATGTATATCGCCGAGCAGATCGAATCCAGAATTAAGATCACCGAGCAAGAATTAAACCAAGGTTGCCAAGAACTCCGTACTAAATACAAACAAGCAGAGTCTCTAACTTTGGAGCAGTGTTATGATGCTGCAAGAGCTCAGATCAAAGGCAGAAAATCGGAAGAAGTTTATAAATCTGTTCTAGATAGAATTAAAGAAACTGTCGCTATCAAACATAACGATAAGTTCGATCTTGAAAAATATCTAGATAAAGAATTTAGCTTCCCTGAATTGAGCAAGGAAGAGGCTCCTAAAGCCGAGGAGACCAAGGCTCCGGAGATTACTCCTCCTACACCGGCTCCTGAAGCTACTAAGTAA
- a CDS encoding exodeoxyribonuclease III, with translation MKVFCLNCNGIRSAWGKGLGDVISSEKPDFVCFQETKAQPDQLSSEIWEKLGYKAYFHSAVKKGYSGVSIWSKQEPKKVTYGLGLDEFDKEGRSVLVEFDSYAIWTVYFPSGTTGDVRQAAKMRFLDEFLKISAKLKKKHSNIILCGDVNIAHTEIDIHDPKGNAKNSGFLPEERAWVTKFLSTGWVDSFRELYPTKQEYTWWTFRAGARGNNKGWRIDYFFVTPELKSKLKKLTVKKDPILSDHAAMILEVDLPKK, from the coding sequence ATGAAAGTTTTCTGTCTGAACTGTAATGGAATCCGATCCGCCTGGGGTAAGGGCCTAGGGGATGTAATCTCTTCCGAAAAACCCGATTTTGTATGTTTCCAAGAAACAAAGGCACAACCGGACCAACTCAGTTCGGAAATTTGGGAAAAACTGGGATACAAGGCATACTTCCATTCCGCTGTTAAAAAAGGTTATTCTGGAGTTTCTATTTGGAGCAAACAAGAACCTAAAAAAGTAACGTATGGATTGGGCCTGGATGAATTCGATAAAGAAGGAAGAAGTGTCCTCGTCGAATTCGATTCATACGCTATCTGGACAGTATATTTTCCTTCTGGAACCACAGGTGACGTAAGGCAAGCTGCCAAGATGAGATTTTTGGATGAATTCCTAAAAATTTCCGCAAAGTTAAAAAAGAAACATTCCAATATCATTCTATGCGGTGATGTAAATATCGCTCATACTGAAATAGATATACATGATCCGAAAGGAAATGCAAAGAATAGCGGTTTCCTTCCGGAAGAAAGAGCCTGGGTGACTAAATTTCTTTCCACAGGTTGGGTAGACAGTTTTAGGGAATTATATCCGACTAAACAAGAATATACATGGTGGACTTTCAGAGCCGGAGCAAGAGGGAATAATAAAGGTTGGAGGATCGATTACTTCTTCGTGACTCCCGAGCTTAAATCCAAACTCAAAAAACTCACAGTGAAAAAAGATCCTATTCTTTCAGATCATGCGGCGATGATCTTAGAAGTAGATCTTCCTAAAAAGTAA
- a CDS encoding undecaprenyl-diphosphate phosphatase translates to MNSYLNAIFRSVIEAITEFLPVSSTGHLFLFSSFYPFSEGADFDDLFDIFIQSGAILSVVVLYREKFLDQGRSAVRYLLRKEENKEGFLFLTRVTIGFLPIMGAGFLFRGFLDKIKAREDILAILGGAWLVGGILILASEFWFQKREKIKTSEPIGTKDAILIGIFQCLALIPGVSRSGATIVTARFLGKDTRSSAEFSFFVAVPVLFLAGAYKLFKHRSVLNWENFPILSLGFVLSFLLCFFVIKWFLKYLQTHSFTGFGWYRILLGISVLSFYKLVMQG, encoded by the coding sequence TTGAATTCATATCTAAACGCAATCTTCCGTAGCGTAATTGAAGCGATTACGGAATTCTTACCGGTGTCCTCCACAGGACACCTTTTCTTATTTTCCTCCTTCTATCCTTTTTCAGAAGGAGCGGATTTTGACGACTTATTCGATATATTCATCCAAAGTGGAGCGATCCTATCAGTGGTTGTTCTATATCGGGAAAAGTTCTTAGATCAGGGAAGATCTGCAGTACGTTACCTTCTCCGCAAAGAGGAAAACAAGGAAGGCTTCCTATTTTTAACCAGAGTTACGATCGGATTTTTGCCTATTATGGGTGCTGGATTCTTATTTAGAGGATTTTTAGATAAGATCAAAGCAAGAGAAGATATTTTGGCGATTTTGGGAGGAGCTTGGCTTGTTGGAGGAATTTTGATCCTAGCCTCTGAGTTCTGGTTCCAAAAAAGAGAAAAGATCAAAACAAGCGAGCCTATCGGAACAAAGGATGCAATTCTAATCGGTATTTTTCAATGTTTAGCCCTGATCCCTGGAGTTTCCAGATCGGGAGCAACAATAGTGACCGCCAGATTTTTAGGAAAGGATACCAGAAGTTCCGCAGAGTTTTCCTTCTTCGTTGCAGTCCCAGTTTTATTCTTAGCAGGAGCTTATAAATTATTCAAACATAGGTCAGTGTTAAATTGGGAGAATTTTCCTATCTTAAGTTTGGGTTTTGTTCTTTCCTTTTTACTTTGTTTTTTCGTGATCAAATGGTTCCTTAAATACTTACAAACCCATTCCTTTACCGGGTTTGGCTGGTATCGGATACTTCTTGGGATCTCAGTGCTTTCCTTCTACAAATTAGTGATGCAGGGCTGA
- the mfd gene encoding transcription-repair coupling factor, which produces MAKSVSTQSDWKKSLEDLFSSAKENVKISSVPNSVHSLLSSVIFQSQKNSKIVISPTNTESEFLYRESLSYLEPDLVCYLPGQEVLPYEYMRYPGEMKRERIQALARILSGEKVLVFTSVSGFLKTLPEASALMERSLSVKLGQEIQPENLMRDLIRLGYHRVDMCQAFGEFSLKGGILDVFSSFSADPIRIDFFGDEIESIRTFDPETQRSLENLEEAFLLPADEFILTDSQKEQYRNLITNADKSLHLPEIPDDAGGTYYEELIPMVRENKGILSFFKSKPGLIFPDPNGAKERYSHLLREYDALYEKRSKEILCAPPSFLLRDKDESEILENLTGIKFTQLPPSKGEDLVCPLHQAPSFKGKIREVREKLKDLKTEGEWKIILTSSFEAQTQRLLGLFESEGIRLLNQEASEPEPILLPNKSKEEVYLAVSEIRNGFLWEDEKLLFLSENDVFGREYKRKTRFKKQNSKAIQSFLDLKEGDFVVHVNHGVGKFLKIERVNAGGKERDFLKLEYYGGDTLFVPLDQISLVQRFIGGTERPRLDSLGKSTWKKTKDRVQKAVEGLAEDLVHMYSNRIKLQGYAFPPDTIYQEEFEAEFEYEETPDQIEAIEAVKKDLESIKPMDRLICGDVGYGKTEVAIRAAFKVAMAGKQILMLAPTTILALQHYNNMKKRFENYPITVELVSRLRTAAETRDVLKRFASGKVDMLIGTHAVLANSVQPKNLGLLIIDEEQRFGVNHKESIKKIKNLVDVLTLTATPIPRTLHMALTGIRELSIIATPPKNRQSVETYVIEEDEEVLRDAIRTELAREGQVFYLYNRVESIEQETKRLNEIVPEAAIGVLHGQMTEDEIEETLVDFYARKFDILVTTTIIESGIDIPNVNTLIVKRADLFGLSQLYQIRGRVGRSDRKAFAYLLLPKDRVVTEDAEKRLNTIYEYQELGSGFKVAMRDLEIRGAGNLLGKEQSGDIMEVGFDLYVQMLEEAIARIKGEEVKIEVRTAINLDSNFFIPESYIPDTRQKIEFYKRFEGARDLDEIEEVTQEMTDRFGEPPEEAKTFLMLEKIRTLASVLGFESVSELGEEIRLKLGTHFLGSYDKIVNLISARMGLTMNPREPNVLIYVPGKANQKDKLVKLVYFLTEMLPDKK; this is translated from the coding sequence ATGGCTAAGTCTGTTTCCACTCAATCCGATTGGAAAAAATCTCTGGAGGATCTTTTCTCTTCTGCAAAAGAGAATGTTAAAATTTCTTCCGTTCCTAATTCAGTTCACTCTCTTCTATCTTCCGTTATATTCCAGTCCCAGAAAAATTCCAAAATTGTAATCTCTCCCACGAACACAGAATCGGAGTTTTTATATAGGGAATCTTTAAGTTATTTAGAGCCGGATCTGGTTTGTTATCTTCCGGGCCAGGAAGTTTTGCCTTACGAGTATATGCGGTATCCGGGGGAAATGAAAAGAGAGAGGATACAGGCTCTCGCTCGTATCTTATCCGGAGAAAAAGTTTTAGTATTCACTTCTGTTTCCGGATTTTTGAAAACTCTTCCGGAAGCTTCCGCCTTGATGGAAAGGTCTTTGTCCGTAAAATTAGGGCAGGAGATCCAACCTGAAAATCTAATGAGAGATCTTATCCGACTTGGCTATCACAGAGTGGATATGTGCCAAGCATTCGGTGAGTTTAGTTTGAAGGGAGGAATCTTGGATGTATTTTCTTCCTTCTCCGCTGATCCTATTCGGATCGATTTTTTCGGAGATGAAATAGAATCCATTCGAACATTTGATCCGGAAACCCAGAGATCTTTGGAAAATCTGGAAGAAGCATTTTTACTTCCTGCAGATGAATTTATTCTGACGGATTCTCAAAAAGAGCAGTATAGAAATCTGATCACAAATGCAGACAAATCTCTTCATTTACCTGAGATCCCGGATGATGCAGGCGGGACTTATTACGAAGAATTGATTCCGATGGTCCGGGAAAACAAGGGAATATTATCTTTTTTTAAATCTAAACCTGGCCTAATTTTTCCGGATCCTAATGGGGCAAAAGAAAGATATTCTCATCTATTGAGAGAATATGATGCTTTATACGAAAAAAGAAGTAAAGAGATCTTATGCGCTCCTCCTTCTTTTCTTTTAAGAGATAAAGACGAATCTGAAATTTTAGAAAACCTAACCGGTATTAAATTTACACAACTTCCACCAAGTAAGGGAGAAGATCTGGTCTGTCCTTTGCATCAGGCTCCTTCTTTTAAAGGAAAGATTAGAGAAGTCCGGGAAAAACTGAAAGATTTGAAAACGGAAGGCGAATGGAAGATCATCCTTACTTCTTCATTCGAGGCTCAAACCCAAAGATTATTAGGACTTTTCGAATCGGAAGGAATTCGTTTATTAAACCAGGAAGCTTCCGAACCTGAACCTATTCTTCTCCCTAATAAATCGAAAGAAGAAGTGTATTTAGCGGTTTCTGAAATAAGAAACGGTTTCTTATGGGAAGACGAAAAACTTTTATTCTTATCGGAGAATGATGTATTCGGAAGGGAATACAAACGTAAGACCAGGTTCAAAAAACAGAACAGCAAGGCCATCCAAAGTTTTCTAGACCTGAAAGAAGGGGATTTCGTGGTTCATGTAAACCACGGGGTCGGAAAATTCCTCAAAATAGAAAGAGTAAATGCGGGCGGAAAAGAAAGGGACTTTCTAAAATTAGAATATTATGGCGGTGACACGTTATTTGTTCCTTTGGACCAGATTTCTTTGGTCCAAAGATTCATAGGTGGGACCGAGAGACCAAGATTAGACAGTCTTGGTAAAAGTACTTGGAAAAAAACAAAGGACAGAGTCCAGAAAGCGGTCGAAGGTCTCGCGGAAGATTTGGTCCATATGTATTCCAATCGGATCAAATTACAAGGGTATGCTTTTCCTCCCGATACAATTTACCAAGAAGAGTTCGAAGCTGAATTCGAATACGAGGAAACCCCTGATCAGATTGAAGCGATAGAAGCCGTTAAAAAAGATCTAGAATCTATAAAACCTATGGATCGTCTGATCTGCGGAGATGTAGGTTACGGAAAAACGGAAGTTGCTATCCGTGCCGCATTCAAGGTGGCGATGGCTGGCAAGCAGATTCTGATGCTTGCTCCTACCACAATCCTTGCCTTACAACATTATAATAATATGAAAAAGAGATTTGAGAACTATCCGATCACTGTGGAACTCGTTTCTCGACTTAGGACTGCGGCGGAGACTCGAGACGTTCTGAAACGTTTTGCTTCCGGAAAAGTGGATATGCTCATCGGGACTCATGCGGTTTTGGCAAATTCAGTCCAACCTAAAAATCTGGGATTACTTATCATAGATGAAGAGCAAAGATTCGGAGTGAACCATAAGGAATCCATAAAGAAGATCAAAAACCTTGTGGATGTTCTGACTTTGACTGCGACTCCGATACCGCGCACGCTTCATATGGCTTTGACCGGGATTAGAGAACTTTCTATCATTGCGACTCCTCCTAAGAATAGACAAAGTGTGGAAACGTATGTGATCGAAGAGGACGAAGAGGTCCTAAGAGACGCAATCCGCACGGAACTTGCTAGAGAAGGACAAGTATTCTATCTTTATAATAGAGTAGAATCTATTGAACAAGAGACTAAAAGATTAAACGAGATCGTACCTGAGGCAGCCATCGGAGTTCTTCATGGCCAGATGACTGAGGACGAGATCGAAGAAACTTTGGTGGATTTTTACGCGCGTAAATTTGATATTCTGGTCACCACTACCATCATAGAATCCGGGATTGATATCCCAAATGTGAATACTCTGATCGTAAAAAGAGCGGATCTATTCGGTCTTTCTCAATTGTATCAGATCCGAGGCAGGGTAGGAAGAAGTGACCGAAAAGCGTTTGCATACCTTCTTCTTCCTAAAGACAGAGTGGTAACGGAAGATGCCGAAAAACGTCTGAACACAATCTATGAATACCAAGAACTAGGTTCCGGATTTAAGGTTGCGATGAGAGACTTGGAGATCCGGGGAGCGGGAAATCTTTTAGGCAAAGAACAATCCGGTGATATCATGGAAGTGGGCTTCGATCTGTATGTGCAGATGTTGGAAGAAGCGATCGCCAGGATCAAAGGAGAAGAAGTCAAAATCGAAGTTCGTACTGCTATCAATTTGGATTCTAACTTCTTCATACCTGAATCTTACATACCGGATACAAGACAGAAAATAGAATTTTACAAACGATTTGAAGGCGCAAGAGACCTGGACGAAATAGAAGAAGTCACCCAGGAAATGACGGATCGATTCGGTGAGCCTCCGGAAGAGGCGAAAACTTTCTTAATGTTGGAGAAGATCAGGACCTTGGCGTCTGTTTTAGGCTTTGAATCTGTATCCGAGTTAGGGGAGGAAATCCGACTAAAATTAGGAACACATTTCTTAGGCAGTTATGACAAAATCGTAAACTTGATCTCCGCTCGGATGGGTCTTACCATGAATCCTAGAGAACCGAATGTCCTAATATATGTTCCGGGGAAAGCCAATCAAAAGGACAAACTTGTGAAACTTGTGTACTTCTTAACGGAAATGTTACCCGACAAAAAGTAA